The genome window GATAATATTAACCCAATAAATTGATGGAATGAGCCATTCAAGTTTGCGAATTGGCAGTAGAAAAAATAGCATAAACGCCCCAAATCCAATAATATAATATGCTATCATTTTAGCAGATAATAGGTCGCTTGCTTCGTTGATTAGGCTATATGAAAGAAAGATAATAGGCAGTATAAGCGCTGGTTGAACATAGTCAAAATGTGTAAAAATTCTCTTATCTAGTAGTATCAAAATTTAAACCTAAGCAAAAATTGGCTAAAATTCTAGCTAAAAAAGGGTTAATATTGACTGAATTTATATCCTCTAAAAGCACAAGATTAGACCAAGAATTAGCATTATATCTTAAGATTTCAAGAAATCAAGTATTAAGCTTAATTAAAGGTGGTAATGTAAGCGTAAATGATAAAGTAGTAACAAAAGCTGGATTTAATCTAAATTTAGGTGATAAAATTAGCTTTATCTTGCCACAAACAACTCAAATTCAAAGTGAATTTAAAGCTGAGTTTGATGTAGAAATTTTATATGAAGATAGCGATATTTTAGTTATTAATAAACCAATTGGCGTTACTGTTCATCCAGCACCAAGTGTAAAAGAGGCTACGCTTGTAGAGTGGCTAAAACAAAAAAATTACACCCTCTCAACCATAGGAGGTGTTGAGCGAGCTGGAATTGTTCATCGTTTAGATAAAGGCACAAGTGGAGTAATGGTAGTAGCTAAAAATAATGAATCTCACGCAAGTCTAAGCTCTCAGCTAAGTAGTAAAGATATGGGTAGAATTTATTTAGCACTTTGTGATTTACCGCTTAAAGAAAATTGCAT of Campylobacter vicugnae contains these proteins:
- a CDS encoding RluA family pseudouridine synthase — encoded protein: MTEFISSKSTRLDQELALYLKISRNQVLSLIKGGNVSVNDKVVTKAGFNLNLGDKISFILPQTTQIQSEFKAEFDVEILYEDSDILVINKPIGVTVHPAPSVKEATLVEWLKQKNYTLSTIGGVERAGIVHRLDKGTSGVMVVAKNNESHASLSSQLSSKDMGRIYLALCDLPLKENCIIDRPIGRHPQNRLKNTIVSGAKSAKSAFANILTTQNKRVNLIAAKLFTGRTHQIRVHLASINRHILGDDLYGFKSNSDRISRIFLHAYILRLIHPRSNQIMEFKAPLPNEFYELIGKEVNKEIVDESTTPSILCDIFRDSSYWMYCN